A window from Treponema sp. J25 encodes these proteins:
- a CDS encoding tRNA 2-thiocytidine biosynthesis TtcA family protein: MALYHIEKLIAKAVLDYQMIQEGDRILIGASGGKDSTTLAWALSRRRKWQRPSFELVALRIATDVPGGQLPPEAVRYIENLYRSWEIPLITIEVPVMALVKPGQAMNCYWCSTLRRTELLKYALSHGCNKIALGHHLDDILTTLLMNMTKKGELGTMPPRLRYEKYPIEIIRPLTLVTEEQIRNFAEEMGWAKHTCSCAWGGDKERKDYQRRLEVLTGGSKEAKYLMLRSLSHIKEGYLA; the protein is encoded by the coding sequence GTGGCTCTGTATCATATAGAAAAACTCATCGCCAAAGCCGTGCTTGACTACCAGATGATTCAGGAAGGGGACCGCATTCTTATCGGTGCTTCGGGGGGAAAAGATTCAACCACCCTTGCCTGGGCCTTAAGTCGCCGCCGAAAATGGCAGAGGCCCTCTTTTGAGTTAGTAGCCCTCCGAATAGCCACGGATGTGCCGGGAGGACAGCTTCCTCCTGAGGCGGTTCGATATATTGAAAATCTATACCGTAGCTGGGAGATTCCCCTTATTACCATAGAAGTCCCGGTGATGGCCCTGGTAAAACCAGGCCAGGCCATGAACTGCTATTGGTGTTCTACCCTGCGACGGACGGAGTTGCTCAAATATGCCCTGAGTCATGGGTGTAATAAGATTGCCCTGGGACATCACCTTGATGATATTTTAACCACCCTTTTGATGAACATGACAAAGAAGGGGGAATTAGGAACCATGCCGCCCCGGCTACGGTACGAAAAGTACCCCATCGAAATTATTCGTCCCCTTACGCTGGTAACGGAAGAACAGATTCGTAACTTTGCGGAGGAGATGGGCTGGGCTAAGCACACCTGTTCCTGTGCCTGGGGGGGTGATAAAGAACGAAAGGATTACCAGCGACGGCTTGAGGTGCTTACCGGGGGAAGTAAAGAAGCCAAATACCTTATGCTCCGCTCCCTTTCCCACATAAAAGAAGGGTACTTAGCCTAG
- a CDS encoding NUDIX hydrolase, translating into MTKQHLQWTFLEEHETYRCRVFSVKDTTCRSPEGDTKSFSVIDAPDWAIIIPLLQEETEDTFVMVHQWRHGSQCLSTEFPGGVIEKGEDPIEGARRELQEETGYVAGTIQKIGEFSPNPAIMKNRVHVFLATDLVKTGTQHLDADEYVDVERVPFTTVLSAMGKPPYVHALMASALTLFIQWKTLTQTAPL; encoded by the coding sequence ATGACAAAGCAACATCTTCAATGGACGTTTCTGGAAGAACATGAAACCTACCGATGTCGAGTTTTTTCCGTAAAAGATACGACATGTCGCTCTCCCGAGGGAGATACGAAAAGTTTCTCAGTGATAGATGCCCCCGATTGGGCCATTATTATTCCTCTCCTCCAAGAGGAAACAGAAGATACCTTTGTGATGGTTCACCAATGGCGGCATGGGTCCCAATGTCTGAGCACCGAATTCCCGGGTGGGGTCATAGAAAAGGGAGAAGATCCTATCGAAGGGGCCCGGCGGGAATTACAGGAAGAAACAGGGTATGTGGCCGGAACCATCCAAAAAATCGGAGAGTTCAGTCCCAATCCTGCCATCATGAAAAACCGCGTTCACGTTTTTTTAGCCACCGACCTGGTAAAAACAGGAACCCAACATCTTGACGCCGATGAATATGTAGATGTGGAACGGGTCCCCTTTACTACGGTGCTTTCTGCTATGGGGAAGCCCCCATATGTGCATGCCCTTATGGCAAGCGCCCTCACCCTGTTTATACAGTGGAAAACTCTTACCCAAACGGCCCCTCTCTAA
- a CDS encoding histidine kinase dimerization/phosphoacceptor domain -containing protein — translation MKNNEPIRILFASSVEEEKKRFELLIEVKKLPYEVYYPKDFQEADRIISTEQISIIITDTSFSAGAFADWLSLWPYPYILLAYYGEEDIVDELIQDEACSFIMRDPSYRHLGSLPTMIRKVLNIRESVERQNAHLRISEQRYMELVSSIPDIVYTLDGKGCFTYINDAITQLGYTPLELIGKHFSTILAEEEIPRVSRKEVLPRYRGIPTGPEHAPKLFDERRRGPRMTRHLVVKLKPKTDSSAEMATTAVVYSYGEVAAVGIELPEYEGMEIGTVGIIRDVTQRKKKEIELENELYHKDMLLREIYHRIKNNLQVIASLIRYRCDDLQDEQSKEIFLDLQNKIEAIALVHEQLYSNRVVGKVNIKEFLSQLIELLQDSYSVNRTKVQTTLSCEAVQIDSERALPLTLLLIEILNESYQYGVQRNGGSIHILLQVKKNILRLTIDDDRKGIPSADMNLFNVVDVRLIKAFVDQLHGSYRWDHTDGSHFELEFSLRNGKN, via the coding sequence ATGAAAAATAACGAGCCCATTCGTATCCTCTTTGCAAGCTCGGTGGAAGAAGAAAAAAAACGATTTGAACTTCTAATAGAGGTAAAAAAACTTCCCTACGAGGTGTATTATCCAAAGGATTTCCAGGAAGCGGATCGTATCATCAGTACCGAACAAATTTCAATAATCATTACTGATACAAGTTTCTCCGCCGGGGCCTTCGCGGATTGGCTTTCCCTGTGGCCCTATCCCTATATACTCCTTGCCTATTATGGCGAAGAAGACATCGTCGATGAACTTATTCAGGATGAGGCCTGTAGTTTTATCATGAGGGATCCCTCATACCGCCATCTCGGGAGCCTTCCCACCATGATCCGGAAGGTTCTTAACATTCGGGAAAGTGTGGAACGGCAGAATGCTCACCTGCGGATTTCAGAGCAGCGCTACATGGAACTGGTAAGCTCCATCCCGGATATTGTGTATACCCTGGATGGAAAGGGCTGTTTTACCTATATAAACGACGCCATAACCCAGCTGGGGTATACCCCCTTGGAGTTAATTGGCAAGCACTTCTCCACCATTCTTGCGGAAGAAGAAATTCCCCGGGTAAGCCGGAAAGAGGTATTACCCCGCTATCGGGGTATACCGACCGGCCCGGAGCATGCCCCGAAGTTGTTTGACGAACGTCGGCGGGGTCCCCGTATGACCCGACACCTGGTGGTAAAGTTAAAGCCTAAAACCGATTCTTCCGCTGAGATGGCTACCACCGCCGTGGTCTATTCTTACGGAGAAGTGGCCGCGGTGGGGATTGAACTTCCCGAATATGAGGGGATGGAAATCGGAACGGTAGGCATTATTCGGGATGTGACCCAGCGAAAAAAGAAGGAAATCGAGCTCGAAAATGAACTCTATCATAAAGATATGCTGTTACGGGAAATTTATCATCGTATAAAGAATAATCTCCAGGTGATTGCAAGTCTTATCCGGTACCGTTGCGATGATCTTCAGGATGAACAGAGTAAGGAGATCTTTCTGGACCTTCAAAATAAAATCGAAGCCATCGCCCTGGTGCATGAACAACTCTATTCTAATCGGGTCGTTGGAAAGGTAAATATAAAAGAATTCCTTTCCCAGCTGATAGAATTGTTGCAGGATTCCTATTCGGTGAACCGAACAAAAGTACAAACCACCCTTTCTTGTGAGGCGGTTCAGATTGATTCCGAACGGGCCCTCCCCCTCACCCTTTTATTGATAGAGATTTTGAACGAGAGTTATCAATATGGGGTGCAACGGAATGGGGGTAGCATTCACATTCTGCTTCAAGTAAAGAAAAACATTCTTCGACTTACTATTGATGATGATAGAAAGGGTATACCATCTGCAGACATGAACCTCTTTAACGTGGTAGATGTACGGCTTATTAAGGCTTTTGTGGATCAACTCCATGGATCCTACCGATGGGACCATACAGACGGAAGTCATTTTGAGCTGGAATTTTCTCTCCGAAATGGGAAAAACTGA
- a CDS encoding glycosyltransferase: MVIVFVIDNYGILTNGTTITAYRFVEALKARGHTVRVVSVGVNGPDMYALPERYIPIVSEIARGQSVLFAQPVDRVLREAFTGADVVHLFMPWKLARRARRIAREMGIPCTAAFHVQPENITYGAGLGPAGSPVAHFIYRYFRWILYRHIDHIHCPSQFIARELRLHGYTAHLHVISNGIHDFFHPASYQEDKEGGTHPSGSEKKTEDAERAAGEETYPTPEKGTGADPENQERGTPQTKPFTIMMVGRYAPEKRQDVLIRAIGRCRYWDRIRLILAGAGPREAHLRRLAKRYGIPVTFGFYKQEELRNLLWQADLYVHAADVEIEAIACLEAIACGKVPVISDSKKSATRQFALDERSLFRHGSSRDLAQKIEYWIEHPEERHAMEKRYYQRSRIFRLEYSVKKAERMFEEAMLDERIRRTETQSEGRAYKKRILKGLPTRLFSLVFYYLVAIPLLWLYCRFVLRVHFHNRKVIRKLLLRREGAVTIANHVHTLDSAMVGLATFPRKPIFTSLPANFTLPVAGFLVNILGSVPIPSTVTENGIFFYELSRRLRRGRYVHFYPEGELVQFDENLRPFKRGAFQLAVDAQVPIIPIGISFKKGKSGFLGFFFRRQIHVRIGDPLYPDVHLQRRDALEDLGHRAWQAMEILVGPRS; the protein is encoded by the coding sequence ATGGTTATCGTATTTGTGATTGATAATTACGGCATTCTCACTAATGGGACAACAATTACGGCCTATCGATTCGTGGAGGCCCTTAAAGCCCGGGGACACACCGTCCGGGTGGTAAGCGTGGGTGTTAACGGTCCCGATATGTACGCCCTGCCAGAGCGGTATATTCCCATAGTAAGCGAGATTGCCCGCGGACAATCGGTGTTGTTTGCTCAACCGGTAGATAGGGTATTGCGGGAGGCCTTTACCGGGGCCGATGTGGTGCACCTTTTCATGCCCTGGAAACTGGCTCGACGGGCCCGTCGTATTGCCCGGGAAATGGGGATCCCCTGTACCGCCGCCTTTCATGTACAACCCGAGAATATCACCTATGGGGCGGGATTGGGACCTGCGGGGAGCCCGGTGGCCCATTTTATTTACCGTTATTTTCGCTGGATACTGTATCGACACATTGATCATATCCACTGTCCGTCCCAGTTCATTGCCCGTGAATTGCGACTCCATGGCTATACGGCCCATCTTCATGTGATTTCCAATGGTATCCATGATTTTTTCCATCCCGCGTCTTATCAAGAGGATAAAGAGGGAGGGACCCATCCTTCAGGCAGTGAAAAAAAGACAGAAGATGCTGAAAGGGCCGCCGGGGAGGAAACATATCCTACCCCTGAAAAGGGCACAGGGGCTGACCCTGAAAATCAAGAAAGGGGCACCCCACAAACAAAGCCCTTTACCATTATGATGGTGGGGCGCTATGCCCCCGAAAAACGGCAGGATGTGCTTATCAGGGCGATAGGACGATGTCGGTATTGGGACCGGATTCGGCTTATTCTCGCCGGGGCCGGACCCCGGGAGGCCCATTTACGGCGGCTTGCAAAACGCTATGGGATACCCGTGACCTTTGGGTTTTATAAGCAGGAGGAACTGCGAAACCTCCTGTGGCAGGCGGACCTCTATGTTCACGCGGCGGATGTGGAAATAGAGGCCATTGCCTGTCTGGAAGCCATTGCCTGCGGCAAGGTTCCGGTTATTTCGGACAGCAAGAAGAGCGCCACCCGTCAGTTTGCTCTGGATGAGCGAAGTCTGTTTCGCCATGGAAGTAGCCGGGACCTGGCTCAAAAAATTGAGTACTGGATTGAGCATCCCGAGGAACGGCATGCCATGGAAAAACGGTACTATCAGCGTTCTCGGATATTCCGACTTGAATATTCCGTTAAGAAGGCCGAGCGGATGTTCGAAGAGGCCATGCTCGATGAGCGTATCCGGCGGACAGAAACCCAGAGTGAAGGAAGGGCCTATAAAAAGCGGATCCTTAAGGGACTGCCTACCCGGCTTTTTTCTCTGGTGTTTTACTATCTTGTGGCGATTCCGCTCCTCTGGCTGTATTGCCGTTTTGTCTTGCGTGTCCATTTTCATAATCGTAAGGTGATTCGAAAACTGCTCCTCCGACGGGAGGGGGCCGTGACCATTGCAAACCATGTGCATACCTTAGATTCCGCCATGGTAGGGCTTGCCACCTTTCCTCGAAAGCCCATCTTTACGAGCCTGCCCGCCAATTTTACCCTCCCTGTGGCGGGCTTTCTGGTGAACATCCTGGGGAGTGTGCCAATTCCTTCTACGGTTACTGAAAATGGCATCTTTTTTTATGAGCTCTCTCGACGGCTCCGTCGAGGCCGGTACGTGCACTTTTACCCTGAGGGTGAACTGGTCCAATTTGATGAAAACCTGCGTCCCTTTAAGCGGGGGGCCTTCCAGTTAGCGGTGGACGCCCAGGTGCCTATTATCCCCATTGGGATTTCCTTTAAAAAAGGAAAGAGCGGCTTTCTTGGCTTCTTTTTCCGCCGTCAGATTCACGTGCGGATTGGGGACCCCCTCTACCCGGATGTGCACCTGCAACGGCGGGATGCCCTGGAAGATCTGGGGCACCGGGCCTGGCAGGCCATGGAGATCCTGGTGGGTCCCCGTTCGTAA
- a CDS encoding beta-galactosidase, protein MDSFGMTPQYLTKNGLPWFPVMGEFHYSRYPAEYWKESLLKMKAGGVDIVSSYVIWIHHEEIEGEYDFSGQRNLRRFIETVAECGLYFWIRIGPWCHGEVRNGGFPDWLLQKPFPVRVNNEDYFATVSRFYRAIYEQIRGLQHKDGGPIIGIQIENEYGHCGGLGGEEGERHMQRLTTLAREIGFEAPYWSATGWGGAVTGGLIPVMGGYCEAPWDQRLTEIEPSGNYIFTHERNDHNIGSDFGFGHGITFDISKFPYLTAELGGGLQVTRHRRPVARARDIGAMSLVKLGSGVTLLGYYMYHGGTNPRGKLSTLQESRATGFINDLPEYSYDFRAPIREYGQISETYRELKLFTLFLHDFGQDLCTMSAEIPSENPLHPTDYEHLRYSYRHNGQWGYLFVNNYQRRKKMAPHREVRIPFPRGLSENSNPVGGHPSPQGHENSAPFSGLDDSQGQSFFPPMDIEDGEYFFLPMNMPVGDSVLGTALVSPLCIIPGPRPQWIFYTPFQYAEKLRQAGKIDALYQFKNNRWPTDVEIVTLSREEALRAWKIREQLLFHEGPVIEEGEYIFIFERRPGPTLTWKELTGGNRDSLHLRGSETPLQGVLRYWRLEVPSWTGEDLFLQIQWEGDVARLYLDGSLVADDFYTGPGHMWEVGLKRFGKRQPRTFILEIEGLSKETPLFLEEWPSFPAEGELCTLIDVTVEIETRRPFSG, encoded by the coding sequence ATGGACAGCTTTGGGATGACACCTCAGTATCTTACAAAAAATGGGTTACCCTGGTTTCCCGTAATGGGAGAATTTCACTATTCCCGTTATCCTGCGGAATACTGGAAAGAATCCCTCCTTAAGATGAAGGCCGGAGGCGTGGACATTGTTTCTTCATATGTCATCTGGATTCATCACGAAGAGATTGAAGGAGAATACGACTTTTCAGGGCAACGGAATCTCCGGCGTTTTATAGAAACCGTGGCAGAATGCGGGCTATACTTTTGGATCCGCATCGGGCCCTGGTGCCACGGGGAAGTCCGGAACGGAGGGTTCCCCGACTGGTTATTACAGAAGCCCTTCCCCGTCCGGGTAAACAACGAAGACTATTTTGCCACGGTAAGCCGTTTTTATCGGGCCATTTACGAACAAATCCGGGGACTCCAGCACAAAGATGGGGGGCCGATTATTGGCATCCAGATTGAAAACGAATACGGCCACTGTGGAGGTCTGGGGGGAGAAGAGGGGGAACGGCACATGCAACGCCTTACCACCCTTGCCCGAGAAATAGGCTTCGAGGCACCCTACTGGAGTGCCACCGGCTGGGGAGGAGCGGTAACGGGCGGTCTTATTCCTGTCATGGGGGGATACTGCGAAGCCCCCTGGGACCAGCGGCTTACCGAAATCGAACCCTCAGGGAACTACATCTTTACCCACGAACGGAATGACCACAACATTGGCAGTGATTTTGGGTTTGGCCATGGGATTACCTTTGACATTTCGAAATTCCCTTATCTAACGGCAGAACTCGGCGGGGGTCTGCAAGTAACCCGACATCGGCGGCCTGTAGCTCGTGCCCGAGACATTGGCGCCATGAGCCTTGTAAAATTGGGAAGTGGGGTTACCCTTTTGGGATACTACATGTACCACGGAGGAACCAATCCGCGGGGGAAACTCAGTACCCTTCAGGAATCCCGGGCCACCGGCTTTATCAACGACCTACCAGAATATTCCTACGATTTCCGGGCCCCTATCCGGGAATATGGTCAAATTTCCGAAACCTATCGGGAACTAAAGCTCTTTACCCTTTTCCTCCACGATTTTGGACAGGACCTCTGTACCATGTCTGCAGAAATTCCGTCCGAAAACCCCCTCCATCCCACCGATTATGAGCACCTGCGCTATTCCTATCGACACAATGGTCAGTGGGGATATCTATTTGTAAACAATTATCAACGACGAAAAAAGATGGCACCCCATCGGGAGGTGCGGATTCCTTTCCCTCGAGGTCTCTCTGAAAACAGCAATCCTGTCGGGGGACACCCCTCACCACAGGGCCATGAGAATAGCGCACCTTTTTCCGGGCTCGATGATAGTCAAGGGCAATCCTTTTTTCCACCCATGGATATTGAAGATGGGGAATACTTTTTTCTTCCCATGAATATGCCTGTAGGGGACAGTGTGCTTGGAACAGCCCTGGTAAGTCCCCTCTGTATTATTCCCGGTCCTCGGCCCCAGTGGATTTTTTATACACCTTTTCAGTACGCAGAAAAACTAAGGCAAGCAGGTAAGATTGATGCCCTTTATCAATTTAAAAACAATCGGTGGCCCACCGACGTAGAGATTGTTACCCTAAGTCGAGAAGAGGCCCTCCGAGCATGGAAGATTCGTGAACAACTCCTGTTTCATGAAGGGCCAGTTATCGAAGAAGGGGAGTACATTTTTATTTTCGAACGTCGACCAGGCCCCACCCTTACCTGGAAAGAATTAACCGGCGGAAATCGAGACTCCCTCCATTTACGGGGTTCGGAAACCCCTCTACAGGGGGTCCTCCGATACTGGCGTCTTGAAGTGCCCTCCTGGACAGGGGAAGATCTTTTCTTACAAATCCAATGGGAAGGAGATGTGGCCCGTTTGTACCTTGATGGCTCCCTCGTGGCCGATGATTTTTACACTGGTCCAGGGCACATGTGGGAAGTGGGACTGAAACGTTTTGGGAAGAGGCAGCCCCGTACCTTCATTCTTGAAATCGAGGGGCTCTCTAAAGAGACTCCCCTCTTTTTAGAGGAATGGCCATCCTTCCCCGCAGAAGGAGAACTTTGCACTCTTATCGATGTAACTGTCGAAATAGAAACAAGGCGCCCCTTTTCTGGTTAG
- a CDS encoding cytidylate kinase-like family protein: MAVIAISRELAALGDETARELAIKMGYRFVDKETLEQRIASYGFSIKKIEKFDEKKPGFWASISRDKDDYLHYLKMALYEEAEMGNCIFVGRGAFALLKGLPAVISIRLVSPLSIRLERVKSYFHCDEKRARMIIEQSDRDRSAFHRYFFDIDWDDATNYHITFNTGIIHPTMAAELVVHFVQHLVQPGEEELLMHKLANLSLGERIVHQILYSLGIPIHFMEAQVEGDQVMLRGVASSPSAAEAAVAGAQQVPGVRHVSSEIQVVQEYSVMP, from the coding sequence ATGGCGGTGATTGCGATTTCTCGGGAATTAGCGGCCCTGGGAGATGAAACGGCGCGAGAATTGGCTATCAAGATGGGCTACCGTTTTGTAGATAAAGAAACGCTGGAACAGCGAATTGCCTCATATGGTTTCAGTATAAAAAAAATTGAGAAATTTGATGAGAAAAAACCGGGCTTCTGGGCATCCATTTCTCGGGATAAGGATGATTATCTCCACTATCTTAAAATGGCCTTGTACGAAGAAGCTGAAATGGGAAACTGTATCTTTGTGGGTCGTGGTGCCTTTGCGTTACTCAAAGGCTTGCCTGCGGTTATATCGATTCGCCTTGTCTCTCCCCTTTCGATACGGTTGGAGCGGGTTAAAAGCTATTTCCATTGCGATGAAAAACGGGCCCGCATGATTATCGAACAAAGCGATCGGGATCGCAGTGCCTTTCATCGGTACTTTTTCGATATTGATTGGGATGATGCGACGAATTATCATATCACCTTCAATACCGGCATTATCCATCCTACTATGGCTGCGGAATTGGTGGTACATTTTGTGCAGCACCTCGTACAGCCAGGGGAGGAAGAACTTCTTATGCATAAACTCGCTAATCTTTCGCTCGGAGAACGAATTGTACACCAGATTTTATATTCTTTGGGAATCCCTATTCATTTTATGGAAGCCCAGGTAGAAGGAGATCAGGTGATGCTCCGGGGGGTGGCGAGTTCTCCTTCTGCGGCTGAGGCTGCTGTGGCGGGGGCCCAGCAAGTGCCTGGTGTTCGCCATGTATCGTCTGAAATCCAGGTGGTGCAAGAGTATAGTGTTATGCCCTGA
- a CDS encoding sugar ABC transporter permease — translation MKDTLKKRKNYRVIEEINTTITMIIFIIISLFVLYPLVYVVSAAFSPGTGIASVNIIPFGDGFTAKHFVRLFTETLYGRWFLNTLYIATSTSLLTVLITSIAAYAYSRFNFSLKKPFLMSYLILQIFPSFVGMVAIYVILLRINGLDTLWGLVLVYVAGNLPYNTWLVKNYMDTVSRNLDEAAQIDGAGHFRIFFSIMLPVAKPVISFLAITSFTAPWMDYIFPRMVLRSVEKQTLALGLFGFVTDKKNEFTTFAAGSLIVAIPFIIFFLLSQRFMVNSFSGAAVKE, via the coding sequence ATGAAAGACACCTTAAAAAAACGAAAAAACTATCGGGTTATCGAAGAGATAAACACCACCATCACGATGATAATATTCATCATTATTTCTCTTTTTGTCCTCTATCCTCTTGTATATGTGGTGAGTGCAGCCTTCTCTCCAGGGACCGGTATCGCATCGGTAAACATAATTCCCTTCGGGGATGGTTTTACGGCAAAACATTTTGTTCGTCTTTTTACAGAAACCCTATACGGCCGATGGTTTTTAAACACCCTTTACATTGCCACAAGTACGAGTCTTTTGACGGTCCTCATTACTTCTATTGCAGCCTATGCCTATTCTCGTTTTAATTTTTCGCTTAAGAAACCCTTCCTCATGTCATACCTGATACTTCAGATTTTTCCTTCCTTCGTGGGCATGGTAGCAATCTACGTGATCCTCCTGCGAATCAATGGGCTTGATACCCTCTGGGGACTAGTCCTGGTGTACGTGGCGGGAAATCTCCCCTACAACACCTGGCTTGTGAAAAACTACATGGATACGGTTTCCCGTAACCTCGACGAAGCGGCCCAAATCGATGGAGCAGGACATTTCAGGATTTTCTTTAGCATCATGCTCCCCGTGGCCAAACCGGTTATCTCGTTTTTAGCGATTACGAGCTTTACCGCCCCCTGGATGGATTACATTTTTCCCCGAATGGTACTCCGTTCTGTGGAAAAGCAAACCCTAGCCCTGGGATTATTTGGTTTTGTTACCGACAAAAAGAACGAATTTACCACCTTTGCTGCCGGTTCTCTGATCGTAGCCATCCCCTTCATCATTTTCTTTTTACTTTCTCAGCGGTTCATGGTGAACAGTTTCAGTGGCGCAGCAGTAAAAGAATAA
- a CDS encoding phosphoenolpyruvate carboxykinase (GTP), with the protein MKVEELQHEGLKKWIQEAVALMQPEDVYVCDGSQQEYDAMIKKLVDSGMATPLNPQKRPGCYLFRSDPSDVARVENRTYIASKSQDDAGPTNNWLDPVELKKTMTDLYRGCMKGRHMYVIPFSMGPVGSNIAKIGVEITDSEYVVVNMHIMTRVGKKVLDVLGKNGEYVPCLHSVGKPLAAGESDNGKWPCAPLEKKYISHFPETREIWSYGSGYGGNALLGKKCLALRIASVIARDEGWLAEHMLILKITNPAGKSKYICAAFPSACGKTNLAMLVPTIPGWKVETVGDDIAWMKFGKDGRLYAINPEAGFFGVAPGTNMQSNPNAMRSIEKNTIFTNVGMTEDKDVWWEGIGYDAPGKLIDWKGNEWVQDKNNKAQEPAAHPNARFTAPARQCPVMAPEWEDPNGVPVDAILFGGRRPSIVPLVHEAKNWVHGVFMGSIVGSEITTAALDLKAGTIRRDPFAMLPFCGYHMGDYFKHWINIGKKTTEDKLPKIFFVNWFRKTADGKWLWPGYGENSRVLAWIFERCDGTGKAVDTPIGYMPTIDAIQRPEGVSEADMKELLAVDIEGWKKEIADIRENHYPKFGSKLPKELWDELDAIEKRLQK; encoded by the coding sequence ATGAAAGTTGAAGAACTTCAGCATGAAGGTCTTAAAAAGTGGATTCAGGAGGCGGTCGCCCTCATGCAGCCTGAAGACGTGTATGTCTGCGACGGCTCTCAGCAGGAATATGATGCCATGATCAAGAAGCTGGTAGACTCTGGCATGGCAACGCCCCTTAATCCCCAGAAACGCCCTGGATGCTACCTTTTCCGTTCCGATCCTTCCGACGTAGCCCGGGTAGAAAACCGCACCTACATCGCAAGTAAATCCCAGGATGACGCGGGTCCCACCAATAACTGGCTTGATCCCGTGGAACTGAAAAAGACCATGACCGACCTGTATCGGGGTTGTATGAAGGGTCGACACATGTATGTCATCCCCTTCTCCATGGGGCCGGTGGGTTCCAACATTGCCAAAATTGGGGTGGAAATTACCGATTCCGAGTACGTAGTGGTCAACATGCACATCATGACCCGGGTTGGGAAGAAGGTTCTGGATGTACTTGGCAAAAACGGTGAGTACGTGCCCTGTCTCCACTCGGTAGGTAAGCCCCTCGCGGCCGGCGAAAGCGACAATGGGAAATGGCCCTGCGCTCCTCTTGAGAAAAAATATATCTCCCACTTCCCCGAAACCCGGGAAATCTGGTCCTACGGCTCTGGATATGGTGGGAACGCCCTGCTTGGGAAAAAGTGTCTTGCCCTTCGCATCGCTTCAGTCATAGCCCGGGATGAAGGGTGGCTTGCCGAACACATGCTTATCCTTAAGATTACCAACCCCGCGGGGAAATCCAAATACATCTGCGCCGCCTTCCCCTCAGCCTGCGGTAAAACAAACCTTGCCATGCTCGTACCTACTATTCCCGGCTGGAAAGTAGAAACGGTAGGTGACGACATCGCCTGGATGAAATTCGGTAAGGATGGACGGCTGTACGCGATTAATCCCGAAGCAGGGTTCTTCGGCGTAGCCCCTGGTACTAACATGCAATCGAACCCCAATGCTATGCGTTCCATCGAGAAAAACACCATCTTTACTAATGTGGGTATGACCGAAGATAAAGATGTGTGGTGGGAAGGTATTGGGTACGACGCTCCCGGCAAACTCATCGACTGGAAGGGGAATGAGTGGGTACAGGATAAGAACAACAAGGCCCAGGAACCAGCGGCCCACCCGAATGCCCGCTTTACTGCTCCAGCCCGTCAGTGCCCTGTTATGGCCCCCGAATGGGAAGATCCGAACGGGGTCCCGGTCGATGCCATTCTCTTTGGGGGTCGGCGGCCAAGCATTGTTCCGCTCGTCCATGAAGCCAAAAACTGGGTTCATGGAGTTTTCATGGGGTCTATCGTAGGCTCTGAAATTACTACCGCTGCCCTGGACCTTAAGGCGGGAACCATCCGGCGAGATCCCTTTGCCATGCTCCCCTTCTGTGGATACCACATGGGCGATTACTTTAAACACTGGATCAACATTGGCAAGAAGACCACCGAAGACAAACTTCCCAAGATCTTCTTTGTCAACTGGTTCCGGAAAACCGCCGATGGCAAGTGGCTGTGGCCCGGTTACGGTGAAAATAGCCGCGTTCTGGCGTGGATCTTCGAGCGCTGCGACGGAACGGGTAAAGCGGTGGATACACCGATCGGGTATATGCCTACTATCGACGCTATCCAGCGGCCGGAAGGCGTTTCCGAAGCAGACATGAAGGAACTCCTGGCGGTGGACATCGAAGGCTGGAAGAAAGAAATCGCCGATATTCGGGAGAATCACTATCCCAAATTCGGCTCCAAGCTTCCCAAAGAACTCTGGGATGAACTGGATGCCATTGAAAAACGGCTGCAGAAGTAA